A genome region from Acidobacteriota bacterium includes the following:
- the infC gene encoding translation initiation factor IF-3, producing the protein MSSFQRRGFRDRGPRVPSVRVNERIRTAEVRVIDEDGAQIGVMPPRQALEIARGKGLDLVEIAPQAQPPVCRIINFGKYQYEQKKKQKEAKAKQTFITVKEIKFRPGTDEHDYDFKKNNAVRILHDGDKVKATVHFRGREITHKELGFSLLQRLEQDLAEAGTVEVRPKLEGMNMFIMLAPKKK; encoded by the coding sequence ATCAGCAGCTTTCAGCGAAGAGGATTTAGAGACAGAGGACCCCGTGTCCCATCGGTCCGCGTCAATGAGCGGATACGGACTGCTGAGGTTCGGGTGATCGATGAGGACGGGGCCCAGATCGGCGTAATGCCGCCGCGACAGGCGCTGGAAATCGCTCGCGGAAAAGGCCTGGACCTCGTCGAAATTGCGCCGCAAGCTCAACCGCCGGTTTGCCGCATCATCAACTTCGGCAAATACCAATACGAACAAAAGAAGAAGCAGAAAGAAGCGAAGGCTAAACAGACTTTCATTACCGTAAAAGAGATCAAGTTCAGACCGGGCACTGACGAGCACGACTACGACTTCAAGAAGAACAACGCCGTGCGCATTCTTCACGACGGGGACAAGGTCAAGGCCACCGTTCACTTCCGCGGCCGGGAGATTACGCACAAAGAGCTTGGCTTCTCGTTGCTACAGCGGCTCGAGCAAGACCTCGCCGAGGCGGGAACAGTAGAAGTAAGGCCCAAGCTCGAAGGAATGAACATGTTTATTATGCTGGCGCCTAAGAAGAAATGA
- the rpmI gene encoding 50S ribosomal protein L35: MPKLKTHKGAAKRFRLTATGKVKRGHSHARHILTKKSTKRKRHLDIDGLVAKPDEKPTKRMLPYGRD, translated from the coding sequence ATGCCAAAACTCAAAACCCATAAGGGCGCTGCCAAGCGGTTCCGCCTCACGGCAACCGGCAAGGTCAAGCGGGGACATTCCCACGCACGCCACATCTTGACTAAGAAGTCTACCAAGCGGAAGCGTCATCTCGACATCGACGGCCTGGTCGCGAAACCTGATGAAAAACCGACCAAGAGAATGCTTCCTTACGGCCGGGACTAG
- the purE gene encoding 5-(carboxyamino)imidazole ribonucleotide mutase: MQPLVGIIMGSKSDWETMSHAAQTLETLGIPFEVRVLSAHRTPDQLFEYVASAEKRGLEVIIAAAGGAAHLAGVAAAKTLLPVLGVPMESKALKGLDSLLSMVQMPAGIPVGTLAIGRAGAVNSALFAAAILGGKHPEFRNAVRDYRDAQAAKILENPDPREDG; this comes from the coding sequence ATGCAACCTTTAGTCGGAATCATCATGGGTTCGAAGTCTGATTGGGAAACGATGTCCCACGCTGCGCAGACTCTAGAAACTCTCGGCATCCCATTCGAAGTGCGGGTTCTGTCCGCGCATCGCACTCCGGATCAATTGTTCGAGTACGTTGCTTCAGCCGAGAAACGAGGACTCGAAGTCATCATCGCGGCAGCAGGCGGGGCAGCGCACCTGGCAGGCGTCGCTGCGGCGAAGACTCTTCTGCCGGTGCTTGGAGTTCCAATGGAATCGAAGGCGTTGAAGGGGTTGGACTCGCTGCTGTCGATGGTCCAGATGCCAGCCGGAATTCCGGTGGGGACGCTTGCCATCGGACGAGCCGGGGCAGTGAATTCGGCGCTCTTCGCAGCGGCGATACTTGGGGGAAAGCATCCGGAATTTCGAAACGCCGTTCGGGACTACCGCGACGCTCAAGCTGCGAAGATACTCGAAAACCCGGATCCAAGGGAAGACGGATGA
- the pheT gene encoding phenylalanine--tRNA ligase subunit beta, giving the protein MKISYNWLGELVTLTLNAKELAERLTMAGLAVEAVERIRDDHILDFDLTSNRPDALSHLGIAREAALICGTSLVPRAVTPKESDEPVEAAASVEILDPDLCPRYAARVVRGVRVAPSPKWLVDRLESIGQRAVNNIADITNYVMFEMNQPTHAFDLNLLHGHRIIVRRPRAGEEITTLDGLTRELSPEMLVIADADRPVAIAGVMGGFDTEINEQTSDVLIESAYFNPASIRHTARSLGMDSEASYRFARGADYEAQVRAADRVAQMIAEIAGGQLLKGAIDVYPARISRDAVSLRESRIERLTGLKVPIEQAAGILRALEFEVELREGEKHLRAAAPSFRIDISREEDLVEEVARHVGYDLVDTTLPTWSGTGSYLSGDKQRRSVRRALTALGFDEAYSFSFVNGERDRLFRRDDQPVATLSNPIDVNQSEMRASLVTGLLEAVQHNFNQGTRDVKLFEIGRVFGAAGPGERPAERDLLGVAMTGSVLPDDWRGAKQLEYYDLKGAVEVVMSALNISGFTIDRARVEYLHPGQSAVLARDGEEIARFGRLHPRVASLYKFRQPVFIGELEFEKLLALPADRVRYSALARYPAVSRDVSALAPDTVMWGDIEKAVRDLGILEIVSVRVFDMYKSKEMPEGFHSLAFRVTYRGKGRTLKDEEVAGMHEQVRALLGDRFGAQLR; this is encoded by the coding sequence ATGAAGATCAGTTACAACTGGCTGGGTGAGCTCGTTACCCTCACCCTCAACGCGAAAGAGCTTGCCGAAAGACTCACCATGGCCGGCCTTGCGGTCGAAGCCGTCGAGCGGATTCGCGACGATCACATTCTGGATTTCGATCTCACTTCGAATCGCCCCGACGCGCTCTCGCATCTGGGCATCGCTCGCGAAGCAGCGCTTATCTGCGGCACTTCTCTCGTTCCGCGAGCGGTCACACCAAAGGAAAGCGATGAACCCGTCGAAGCGGCCGCTTCGGTAGAGATTCTCGACCCGGACCTTTGCCCGCGTTACGCCGCTCGCGTTGTTCGAGGAGTGAGGGTCGCGCCGTCGCCGAAGTGGCTAGTTGATCGCCTCGAATCGATCGGCCAACGCGCGGTCAACAACATCGCCGACATCACCAACTATGTGATGTTCGAGATGAATCAACCCACTCACGCATTCGATCTGAATCTCTTGCACGGTCATCGCATCATCGTCAGACGCCCGCGCGCTGGCGAAGAGATAACCACGCTCGATGGACTCACCCGCGAGCTTTCTCCCGAGATGCTGGTTATCGCCGATGCCGACCGCCCGGTCGCCATAGCGGGTGTGATGGGAGGGTTCGACACCGAGATCAACGAGCAAACCAGTGACGTGTTGATCGAGAGCGCTTACTTCAACCCGGCGTCTATCCGTCACACCGCTCGATCGCTGGGGATGGACTCCGAGGCTTCATACAGGTTCGCTCGAGGAGCGGACTACGAAGCGCAGGTTCGCGCCGCCGATCGCGTTGCTCAAATGATCGCGGAGATCGCGGGCGGACAGTTGCTCAAAGGCGCCATCGATGTCTATCCCGCGCGCATTTCTCGAGATGCTGTTTCCTTGCGTGAATCGCGCATCGAACGGCTCACCGGGTTGAAGGTCCCAATCGAACAAGCCGCCGGGATTCTGCGCGCGCTCGAATTCGAAGTCGAGCTTCGCGAGGGCGAGAAACACCTGCGCGCCGCCGCGCCGTCCTTTCGCATAGACATCTCGCGCGAAGAAGATCTGGTTGAAGAAGTCGCGCGACACGTCGGGTACGATCTGGTTGACACCACGCTGCCAACCTGGAGTGGAACTGGAAGCTACCTCAGCGGAGACAAACAACGCCGCAGCGTCAGGCGCGCGCTAACGGCACTGGGCTTCGACGAAGCTTACTCGTTCAGCTTCGTAAATGGCGAACGCGATAGATTGTTTCGTCGAGACGATCAACCTGTCGCCACCCTTTCAAACCCCATCGACGTGAATCAATCCGAAATGCGAGCTTCGCTTGTCACCGGATTGCTCGAGGCGGTGCAGCACAACTTCAATCAAGGGACGCGCGATGTGAAGCTGTTCGAGATCGGCCGCGTGTTCGGAGCTGCAGGACCGGGCGAGCGGCCCGCTGAACGTGACCTTCTCGGCGTCGCGATGACCGGTTCGGTGTTGCCCGACGACTGGCGTGGCGCGAAGCAACTCGAGTATTACGACCTCAAGGGCGCTGTGGAAGTTGTGATGTCCGCGTTGAACATCTCAGGCTTTACAATTGATCGAGCCCGTGTAGAATACCTCCATCCTGGACAGTCGGCGGTGCTTGCCCGCGACGGAGAAGAGATAGCGCGATTCGGACGGCTGCATCCGCGGGTGGCCTCTCTCTATAAGTTCCGCCAGCCGGTCTTTATCGGCGAGCTCGAGTTTGAAAAGTTACTCGCGCTTCCAGCGGACCGAGTGCGCTACAGCGCGCTGGCCAGGTATCCGGCCGTGTCGCGCGACGTATCGGCGCTGGCGCCCGATACGGTGATGTGGGGCGACATCGAAAAGGCCGTGCGCGACCTCGGGATTCTCGAAATAGTTTCAGTGCGCGTCTTCGATATGTACAAGAGCAAAGAGATGCCTGAAGGTTTCCACTCCCTGGCGTTCAGGGTGACCTATCGAGGAAAAGGCCGCACTCTCAAGGATGAAGAAGTAGCTGGAATGCACGAGCAAGTGAGGGCGTTACTAGGAGATCGCTTCGGCGCGCAACTAAGATAG
- the rplT gene encoding 50S ribosomal protein L20 yields MPRAKRGNKRLQKRKGILKLARGYRGTKSKLYRHAKEQVERSLNFAFTGRKLKKRDFRSLWIVRIGAAARLNGLSYSQFMHGLKLAEIKLDRKILADLAVHEPAAFTEISGKAKQAIESHRATAA; encoded by the coding sequence ATGCCTCGCGCTAAACGTGGAAACAAGCGTCTGCAGAAACGAAAAGGTATTTTGAAACTCGCCCGCGGCTATCGCGGCACCAAGAGCAAGCTATATCGTCACGCGAAGGAGCAGGTCGAACGCTCGTTGAATTTCGCGTTCACGGGACGCAAGCTCAAAAAGCGAGACTTCCGCTCGTTGTGGATCGTCCGCATCGGCGCGGCCGCGCGCTTAAACGGACTCAGCTACAGCCAGTTTATGCACGGGCTGAAGCTTGCCGAGATCAAGCTTGATCGCAAGATCCTTGCTGATCTGGCGGTCCACGAACCCGCGGCGTTCACTGAGATATCCGGCAAGGCGAAGCAAGCCATTGAATCACACCGCGCTACTGCCGCTTGA
- the pheS gene encoding phenylalanine--tRNA ligase subunit alpha, translated as MDENLAKLREQFIDDLRAVSTADDLSALRDKYLGRKSGLIAAEKKRIGSLSSAERAEFGRQVNEISAEVEAEIGRLSEQFAAQAEAGALERDRIDITLPGTRPRQGHLHPITLVRQKIEDVFVSMGYSVEDGPEIETSFYNFDALNIPPGHPARDSADTFYVSEDLALRSQTSTVQIHTMQRQKPPLRVIAPGRVFRRDTPDPTHNPMFFQVEGLNVDRHITLADLKGTLQKFVEMMFGVNVRTRFRPSYFPFTEPSAEVDFSCYVCGGTGCRICKGSGWIELGGSGMVHPNVLEKVGIDPEEFSGFAFGLGIDRMAGLMYDIDDIRLLFENDIRFLEQFA; from the coding sequence ATGGACGAGAATCTAGCGAAACTTCGTGAGCAGTTCATCGACGACTTGCGAGCTGTTTCAACCGCAGACGATTTGAGCGCGCTGCGCGACAAGTATCTTGGCAGAAAGTCCGGACTCATCGCCGCCGAGAAGAAGCGCATCGGATCTCTCTCTTCCGCCGAGCGCGCGGAGTTCGGCCGCCAGGTGAATGAGATCAGTGCCGAGGTAGAAGCCGAGATCGGTCGCCTGAGCGAACAGTTTGCGGCACAAGCGGAAGCCGGCGCGCTCGAGCGTGACAGGATCGATATCACGTTGCCAGGCACGCGTCCCAGACAAGGGCACCTTCATCCGATCACACTTGTTCGCCAGAAGATCGAAGACGTCTTCGTCTCGATGGGATATTCAGTGGAGGACGGACCCGAGATCGAAACGAGTTTCTATAACTTCGACGCGCTCAACATTCCGCCCGGCCACCCGGCGAGGGACTCGGCGGACACGTTCTACGTTTCCGAAGACCTTGCGCTGCGAAGCCAGACTTCTACGGTTCAAATACACACGATGCAGCGGCAGAAACCACCGCTCCGAGTCATCGCGCCCGGACGAGTGTTCCGCCGCGACACGCCCGACCCGACGCACAATCCCATGTTCTTTCAGGTCGAAGGACTCAACGTGGATCGGCACATCACGCTTGCCGATCTCAAAGGAACTCTGCAAAAGTTTGTCGAAATGATGTTCGGAGTAAACGTACGGACTCGTTTTCGGCCATCATATTTCCCGTTCACCGAGCCCTCGGCTGAAGTTGATTTCAGTTGCTACGTATGCGGCGGGACAGGGTGCCGCATTTGCAAGGGCTCGGGCTGGATCGAGCTTGGCGGAAGCGGGATGGTTCACCCCAACGTGCTCGAGAAAGTCGGCATCGATCCGGAAGAGTTCTCGGGTTTCGCGTTCGGACTCGGCATCGACCGCATGGCCGGATTGATGTATGACATCGATGATATCCGGCTGCTCTTCGAGAACGACATCAGGTTCCTCGAACAATTCGCGTGA
- a CDS encoding cell division protein ZapA, which translates to MDNNPSQSHKVVIYNQTYTLRSSHESEYIQELAEHVNKRMNEIARATMTVDSLRVAILAAIQVADELFQSRREMKETEEEIAERSAKYAELLDQFLRSAEIKQEPAASK; encoded by the coding sequence ATGGACAACAATCCAAGCCAATCACATAAAGTTGTCATCTACAATCAGACATACACGCTTCGAAGCAGTCACGAGTCCGAGTACATTCAGGAACTCGCCGAGCACGTCAATAAACGGATGAACGAAATCGCCCGCGCGACGATGACCGTTGATTCGCTTCGCGTCGCGATACTGGCGGCGATTCAGGTCGCCGATGAGTTGTTTCAATCGCGGCGAGAGATGAAAGAGACCGAAGAAGAAATAGCCGAACGCAGCGCAAAGTACGCAGAGTTGCTCGATCAGTTTTTGCGCTCAGCTGAGATTAAACAAGAGCCCGCCGCCTCGAAGTGA